The following DNA comes from Streptomyces pristinaespiralis.
TCTCCTTGGAGACCATGGCCACCGCCTCCTCCACGTCGTCCGTGACGTGGAAGAGCAGCAGGTCCTTCTCCGACGCCTTGCCCTGAGCGATGACGGTGTCTCGCAGCCAGTCGACCAGACCGCTCCAGTAGTCCGTGCCGAAGAGCACGATCGGGAAGCGCGTCACCTTGCGGGTCTGGACGAGGGTCAGGGCCTCGAAGAGTTCGTCCAGCGTGCCGAGTCCGCCCGGCAGCACGACGAAGCCCTGCGCGTACTTCACGAACATCGTCTTGCGGACGAAGAAGTAGCGGAAGTTCACCCCGATGTCGACGTGCGGGTTGATGCCCTGTTCGAAGGGCAGCTCGATGCCGAGGCCGACCGAGATCCCCTTGGCCTCGCTCGCGCCCTTGTTCGCGGCCTCCATCACGCCCGGACCACCGCCGGTGATCACCGCGAAGCCCGCCTTGGCCAGCGCCCTGCCGAGTTCGACGCCCACCTCGTACTCGGGCGAGCCGGCCGGGGTGCGGGCGGAACCGAAGACGCTGATGGCGCTGGGCAGTTCGGCGAGAGCGCCGAAGCCCTCCACGAACTCGGACTGGATACGCATGACCCGCCACGGGTCGGTGTGCACCCACTGGGAGTCGCCCTCGGTGTCGAGCAGCCGCTGATCGGTGGTGCCCGGCCGGATCTGTTCCCTGCGGCGCAGTACCGGTCCCAGCCGCTGCTCCTCCAGCGCCCGCAATCCCTCGGGGTTGCTCATGACCTGCTCCCTCCGCCGAACATCATCTGCTTTGGCTCAGGGTAGGTCGGCCGACGTTACGAATGGCGAAATCGGGGCGATCCGCCAGGATGCGAGATCAGGAAGTGAGCCATTCACGCAGCCGGTCCTCGCAGTGCGTGATCTTGTCCACGGCCACGTGTTCGTCCCGCTTGTGGGCGAAGAGCGCGTCGCCGGGACCGTAGTTGACCGCGGGCACTCCGAGAGCGCTGAAGCGTGAGACGTCCGTCCAGCCGAACTTGGGCTGCGCGGTGCCGCCCACCGCCTCCATGAACGCGGCGGCGGCCGGGTGCGACAGCCCGGGCAGGGCTCCGCCCGTGTGGTCGTCCACCACGATCTCGCTCACACCGCAGTCGGCGAACACCTCGCGGACGTGCGCCTCGGCCTCGGCCATGCTGCGGTCCGGTGCGTAGCGGTAGTTGACCACCACGGTGCATTCGTCGGGGATGACATTGGTGGCCACTCCGCCCTCGATGCCGACGGCGTTGAGGCCCTCGTGGTACTCCAGTCCGTCGATGACCGGCCGGCGCGGCTCGTACGACGCGAGGCGGGCCAGGATCGGGCCGGCGGCGTGGATGGCGTTGGACCCCATCCAGCTGCGCGCGGAGTGTGCCCGTTCCCCCTTCGTGCGCAGGTGGACCCGGAGCGTCCCCTGGCAGCCGCCCTCGACCTGGGCGTCGGAGGGCTCCAGCAGGATCGCGAAGTCACCGACCAGCCAGTCCGGGTGGGCCTCGGCCACATGCCCCAGCCCGTTGAGGTGTGCGGCGACCTCTTCGTTGTCGTAGAAGACGAAGGTGAGGTCGCGGTTGGGCTCCGGAACGGTGGCGGCGATCCGCAGCTGGACGGCGACGCCCGACTTCATGTCGCTGGTGCCGCAGCCCCACAGGATGCCGTCGTCGTCGAGCCGCGAGGGCACGTTGTCGGCGATCGGGACCGTGTCGATGTGCCCGGCGAGCACCACGCGCTCGGGGTGGCCGAGGCGGGTCCTGGCCACGACGTTGTTCCCGTGCCGGTCGACGGTGAGGTGCGGCAGCTCGCGCAGCGCTTCCTCGATGGCGTCGGCGAGGGGCTTCTCCGCGCCGCTGACCGACGGGAAGTCGACCAGGGCTGCGGTGAGCGCGGGGGCGTCGAGGGTGAGGTCAAGCGCGGTCTCAGGCATGGCTCCGACGATAGGCGGTCGCCGGGATGTGTCGACCGGCACACCCCCCGGGGGCGCTCGGGGGGCTCCAGTACGGTGGGCGGGTGTCCGAGACCGCCTCTCCCGTCCGGCGCGGCCGCCTCTTGCGCTTCGCGGCCGCGTCCCTCGTGCTGCTGGCCCTCATCGGTTACGTCGCGGTGCAGTACGTCACCGGGGGCGGGCCCCCGCGCTGTGTCGTCCGTACGGCCGAGGGCGACGGCCCGTCGTACGAGCTCTCCGCCGAGATGGCGGGGAACGCCGCGACGATCTCCGCGGTGGGCACGACCCGCGGGATGCCGGAACGGGCGGTGACGATCGCGCTGGCGACCGCGCTCCAGGAGTCGGCGCTGCGCAACATCGAGCACGGCGACCGGGACTCCCTCGGCCTGTTCCAGCAGCGCCCTTCGCAGGGATGGGGGACGCCCGAGCAGATCCTGGACCCCGTCTACGCGTCGGGGAAGTTCTACGACGGCCTCGCCGAGGTGCCCGGCTACTCACGGCTGCCGCTCACGGTGGCCGCGCAGCGCGTGCAGCGCAGCGGTTTCCCGCAGGCGTACGCCAAGCACGAGCCGGACGCCGCGCTGCTGGCCGCCGCCCTCACGGGCCGGGCCTCCGCGACCCTGACCTGTGACGTCAAGAGCGGCGGCGGTCCCGGCGACCCGGCACGGGTCAAGGCGGAGCTGACGCGGGCGTTCGGGCCCGAGGTGCTGCCGAAGGGCGGCAGCGGCCGGGGCCGCGCGGGCGACGCGGGTGCGCGTGAGGTGTCCGTCCCGGTACAGGCGACGGTCGGCGCGGCGGAGACGGGCGACGGCGGCACCGGGGCGCACGGCGGCGGGACCGGGCGGGGCGGCGAGCGCGGCTGGGAGCTCGCGCACTGGGCGGTGGCGCGGGCGGACGAACTGCGCATCGAGGAGGTCTCGTACGCGGGCCGGGTGTGGAGCGCCGAGGAGTCGGAAGAGGGCTGGCGCCCGGCGGGCGGCGACGAAAACGGCACGAACGACGTCCGCATTCGCATCGCACGCTAGTTCAGCGACTCGCTCGAACGAGTCAGTCCGTTCACCCGAGCGACACCCCCTTCCGGCCGGCGGAGCACCGTCCGGCGCCGACCTCGATTCCCCTTACGGGCGACGGGAAGTGACGGTTCGGCAGATCGCTTCACCATGCAGCTTTTGACCGTTTTTATCCGAGAACGATAATGCGACGCATTACCAACTCTTTACCTTGGATCACCGCAACTTCTCCCCCGCTCCCCCCGGTTGTCAGGACGTCCGAACGCCGGACACGCAGCATCCCGAACGTCCTTTCGTCCCAAGGAGCATCATGTCCCTCCCCCTGACCCGTCGGATCGCCCGTGCCGCGCTGCTCATCGCGGCGGGAGCAGCTCCCGTGGTCGGTGCGGCCGGCTCCGCAGGCGCCGTTGAACTCCCGCAGGCCCCGGTCGGCGGCCTCTCGGCCCTCGACACGGAGAACGTCGACTCCACGGTCGACGGCGTCTCGAAGGAGACCACCAAGGTCGCCGGCCAGGTCGGCGGCAAGACCGCGGAGAAGGCCGCCCCTGTGGCGACCAAGACCGTCGGCAAGACGGCCAAGACGGCCACGCCGGTCGCCACGAAGGCCGCCGGCGACACCGCCGAGCAGGCGGGCGACCTGGTCGGCGGCACCACCGAGGGCGGCCTGCCGACCGA
Coding sequences within:
- a CDS encoding LOG family protein; this translates as MSNPEGLRALEEQRLGPVLRRREQIRPGTTDQRLLDTEGDSQWVHTDPWRVMRIQSEFVEGFGALAELPSAISVFGSARTPAGSPEYEVGVELGRALAKAGFAVITGGGPGVMEAANKGASEAKGISVGLGIELPFEQGINPHVDIGVNFRYFFVRKTMFVKYAQGFVVLPGGLGTLDELFEALTLVQTRKVTRFPIVLFGTDYWSGLVDWLRDTVIAQGKASEKDLLLFHVTDDVEEAVAMVSKETGR
- the dapE gene encoding succinyl-diaminopimelate desuccinylase; protein product: MPETALDLTLDAPALTAALVDFPSVSGAEKPLADAIEEALRELPHLTVDRHGNNVVARTRLGHPERVVLAGHIDTVPIADNVPSRLDDDGILWGCGTSDMKSGVAVQLRIAATVPEPNRDLTFVFYDNEEVAAHLNGLGHVAEAHPDWLVGDFAILLEPSDAQVEGGCQGTLRVHLRTKGERAHSARSWMGSNAIHAAGPILARLASYEPRRPVIDGLEYHEGLNAVGIEGGVATNVIPDECTVVVNYRYAPDRSMAEAEAHVREVFADCGVSEIVVDDHTGGALPGLSHPAAAAFMEAVGGTAQPKFGWTDVSRFSALGVPAVNYGPGDALFAHKRDEHVAVDKITHCEDRLREWLTS